Genomic segment of Mytilus edulis chromosome 12, xbMytEdul2.2, whole genome shotgun sequence:
caattgacatagtttttttgtttattgctactaaaaaatgacctaaaagagtttgaacatatatattcacattctgactttttaaatgcccatttaattaggtgtgtggattttttcttaatgagaatgggaggcaatgtggtatacagggtagaaaaatcaaaactttgaacagatttaaaatcaccagtataagcatgcaatttatcaagtacttccaacgagttcttgacactccaaaagtaattaattccactattttcgaaggccttatttgaacaatttattatcaggtttttttattgtaccaagtgtgctggtaagaagaatagacaatttagtagtggaacaatggcttgaagacgaaataaatctatatttgtaaggtgttttgtgtagctccggaagccagtacatagttgggactttcattgtatttggctctgcttgtaaagcggtagctaaaagtttatgtttgttacagatgtcgttttctgaaaatggagtcagttggaatgttggtgaattggtgatttcttttttcagaacctcaatgtaaaatttacgtcaaacaatactaatattattagcagctttatcggccgggacaaaaacaaatttcttggctagttcttttagtttatgtttgatacgagaaataatattttttgtggttattgttaatagtaaaatgttctttaaaatgttgaatacgtatatcaactatcttcattactgaaataaaaaaaagagtccaaagattttttgtcagctttttcccgttttatccattttatacagTACGTATGGAGTGAGTCGTCAGTGCCGTAACTGGCCTCatctgagcgtttcccggactctttctgaCATTGAAACGCATTTAATTTTTAgcttttttcgacaatattctggtctaaaagcaaaaacatagacTCATTGTAATTTATGACTTTAAGGTTTTATAGACAACATTGTAAAAAAGACCGATATGAACCtgacaaaataataattaaagtaaCATAAAAAGGGTATGTACTCAAAGGGACAATATCCATtgtcagaaaaataaaataaaattggcatGTACATGAcaccgtttccatggcaacgaccTCTGAATATACCATATTTGTGTATATTCTCATAAGAAGGATATTAGGGTATAATTCAACAAAAAAGAGTAAATGCATTTGTTGGAAATTAGTTTATTGGTAGTATTCACATGTCAACAACATCAGCATCaggtaaataacaaaaaaatatgagaTTACACAAACTTGTTCAAATAAGATATTCCAGAATTTCCAAATTTACTAAATTTTCACTGATTTTATAACAACCATGGCCTATATaaatgacataaaataaaatttggaataattaatcttctttttttttgttatcatattAAAGCCTTTACAGAAAGCTaaattattacagaaaaaaaagtatgggtacatgatttggaaaaaaagttacaataacagaaaaaatataactttaCCTTCTCAAATTATGATGAGCTTGCCCACCTAATAATGCTGCAGAAGACAGTACATAATAGAAGTATAAAATGATTTTACCTATAAATTGTGGTTACTTTGCCCTAAGGATAAATTTAGTAAACCTAAAATATCAACTCAAGCCAAAAGATGGCAGGAATTTTTTTACTGGTTATATAGTGGAAATTTGGAGGGAAATTTTTCCCGTACTTTtcactattttgtttttaaatatttttttagaaaatttatgtCCAAGTTATTGggaataaaatattctatttctatctttgtccaaagaaataattttaaatctgAATATTCAAACATTTCCTTGTAAATGTTTGTATAATTCTGCTTTACttgatgtatgatttttttttgatattttctaaagacagaaaaaaagtatatgttagGTAAGAAAGATCCAGCAGGACATTCTTTGGTATTTGAATGGTATTTGCCTAAGATGCAGAtaaaaaagccccccccccccccccttttaactATTTAAATTAGGAATGAGACAGAGTATAACCCCCTTTTAGAGATATAACATTGGTTATCTTCCCTTTACACTTTTGGTCTGCAATCATATTATTTTATGTACAGCATAAGTAGTGTACAGtagatttgtaaattttaatgaaaaatccAATAACCCTACGTCAAGctaataataaacataaaaaagtacCCTTATTACCCATATGGTAGGATAATTTTCTGCCTTTATGGGGTCATTATTTTAGGACACAGCCCTTACtcaattacaatttgttttttttcatctaAATGTTGATAAATCGTGAACAAATCTATCATAAGTTTGGTTATCTTCCCTTTACACTTTTGGTCTGCAATCATATTCTTTTATGTACAGCACAAGTAGTGTACAGTAGAtttgtaaagtttaaaaaaaagtacccTTATTACCCATATGATAGGATATATTTTCCTGCCTTTAAGGGGTCATTATTTTATGACACCACCCTTTATACTCGaattacaatttctttttttcatataaattttgatatataGTAAAAAAATCAACCACAAATAAAATCAAGCTTAGTAGTCtattttgtcaataaaacttTATCTACATGTGTATATTACAATTCATTCCTCCAAGTCATTCAGATAGGTTGATGTTGcctgtattattttttttgactTTGTAACACGAGCTTTTGATGGATGTCCACATAATTCTGTAAATAGATTCTCTATTCCTTGTTGTCGGTCTCTTTTATGTGCCAGTTTAAGATGGCTTAGACCTAATCCACTGCTAGCAATTTTCGTTGCCATACAGTTCGTTATAGTTTTGCTATTTGTTAGAGGTCTCAGTGTTGTAAGCAAACCTTTTGTACAGTTTCTGTGTTGATACAACTGCATTACAGATTCATAAGTGCCAGAGAATTTGGATTTCAATACAAGACTAGGTGATATTTTCTAAAATAAGCGACGTAGAGCAACAACATCTTCCATTGAATCATGAGCGCTATACAGTTCACCAAATAAAGTGTTATAAATTTTTGGCTGTGAATATGACGGTTGATTTGGTATACACTCTTTGAAAAGAGGAAGTGTGTCAATAAATCCTTTCACTGATGACATAAAGTTATTAAGTAGACCATTTTTTTCAAGTGCATTAATTAATATTGGAACATCAAAAATTTTGGAGTTATGCCCAACAAGTACGGTGTTATGAATTTCTTTCAGAAAGAGAATAAAAGCTGTTAAGGCATTAGAAATTCCAATACTCTGAACTTCTCTATCGTCATGGTACATTTTCCCATTTTGAAACTTCAAACCAGTCACTTCTGAGGCTTGGGGTAATATTGGTCTAGCTGGTTTTatgtatttgttgaatttagtGTTTTGGCTGTTGACAGCAGACAACTGTATTATGTGAGAATCTCTGCCTGAAATAAAACCAATATAATCTAGAGGTTCAAAGTTACCTGTTAAACAAATTACATTTAGCATTAGTTACCacctttttcaaaatattgtcatGAGTTTAGAAGCATCAAATGTCAGTAACAGCAACCCAATTTAGATTTGAAGCTGACCATCTATCCCTGATGCATCTTCATGCAAGGTTGCTTGATTCTACCAAACATAGTCTAGATGCTGATATATGAACTTGAACATTGAATACAGCAAAAATGTGATGAAGTGTAAAATGTATGTCACAGTGATCTATGTTGATCAGTTGCCCACCTCTGTTCTTTCACCCTCCTTCCACATTTTAGCAAGAACTTCTGTTTTGAAAAATTGGGTTGACATTAAAGTTCTGTATTAGAAGAATCCTTTAAATTTCtataattcaaacaattgttttcaaatttagccaatgaaaaaaaaaaccaaaaaaacaatgtttttgtagatctcaaatatatatgacattggttttacactagtcatttttgggtcctttatagcttgttgtccAGTATGAGCAAAGGCTCCATGTTAaagacttagatggagagttgtcacattggcattcataccacgtCTACTCATATCTATATAataacattacatgtatgtttcattatacatTTGTAACACGTTATTTTAATTGGTTAACAATAATCTCTCATCATTCTAAAAGTAacctttatttcaaaatgaaatgtaactTCCTGATGACACTggcttccacaataaagtgcacaggtgaataaaagaaaaaactggGGAAAAAAATTCTTTTCATGATCCTTACAAAATAGTATGTTATTattaatgaatgttttttttagtaattttatagggttgtaaaggCATTTACTGCGAacatatttttagaatgaagcaaaTCTGTGCTTCTCCAAAAAGTACTTCAGACAATTCTTTTACACCCCAGTAAATCTACAAAAAGAGGTATTCAAATCTTAAATACTTGGAGCCTTTTGTCATAATAAGTAATCCTTACCAAGTCCTGTTGTTTCAACATCAAAGTATGTCATGCTACTGTCATTCAAGGTTTTTGGTTCCAAAGGAAGATATTCTGGAGTAATAACTGGTGCAGGAATAGACTGAATATCATCCGATATTGCTGCATCAAGAGAACATCCTGTTTGATAGGAGACACCTTCTCTGACTTCTACAGATGCAAGCTTTTGGTGCCTAAATGAAATAagatttatttcaattatcaAGAAAAATAGTTAcccaatttttatattttttaccattTGGGTCTTATgctataaatattaaatattatttgtcTTGAAAACTCCCAtttaagttataaaaatatcaaatttaatttcaatacAAGCTTTTTACTGATTTTATGGAAATGAAaaaagcaaatatatatatatggtgttTCAGTATTAATCTATGAGTTACTAGAGGCTTTTGAGGTTAATTGCTAGAAGTTGTACTTTTCAAGGGTTATTCCACTTTGAAAAATAAGGTTATTCAATAGATGTGGTTTTGTAAAGGTTATTCCACAATGAAAAAATATGGTTTTTCATTGGACATTATTATTTTTCTCATACACAGGTAAATAAATGGGttatcttttgaaataaaatatacattaattACATCTTAGCTTTCTTTTCCAGCCGTTTTCTTTTAAATGCTCTTGTAGGTGCCAATGCCCTCTGCTTTGATCGCTGATAATCTCTTAATCTGGCAAGGCGCTGAGTACGGTAACCTGGTGAAAGACCCAACTTCTTATTAacctgaaaaatgaaaaataacaaataagacttcatatttatataaaactattttttcttacaaaaaacaaaataataagagCTAAGTAAACAGATCTACACTACAAGAGCAATTATTCTTTTGAATGCTGACCTACAAAAACAAGACTGAGGTGTTATGTCAgcattatgtaaagttttcagATAAGTTCTAATCTTTACAATATATGCTGCTTCTACATACAAAGATATTTGCCTTGGATGTTTATTTGAATTTGATGAGCCACAgtcaaagtcccataactcttaAAAAGTTGTTGTAATAAAAAGGTTGGGAAATATGCAAATCTGCTATGTCTTCAGACAGATGGCCATGGGTGGACAAAGGACACCACAAACACTATGTACTGCCCACTTTTCAAGTAGGGGCTCTAAtgaatatactgtggattcatttattttcgtgtatATCAATTTATGTGGTTTACTGAAAACTTGCaaatttgtggatatttgatttcatggtttttccaatctctgtatacatAGCCTATTACCAATATgttattcatgaaaaatttaaatgGTTCACATGTACCCTCGAaacccacgaataataatgaatccaatgTAGTAAAACTTACATTAACTAGGTATCTGTGACCTGTATTCTTCTGGGCAACACTTGCTGCAACTCTGTAATTCAAATTTCCAGAAGAACTGTAATGAACATGCTTTGGTGCTTTAGCAGAAACCATTCTGTTGAAACTCTCATTAGCTTGAGTACTTCCGACAGTTGACAATTTAAGGCTGTTCTTAGCATATCCTTCAAAAACACTTTCCAGAGACTTTTGTAGACTTGCACCTGACAGAGGTTTTCCTTGAGGAAATGATTTAAAAACAGACTTTGGATTGCTGAGAAATTTACACCATCGACTTGAGCAGCATTGGTGATCGCCAAAAGGATGTTTCGAAAGTGCATTGAGATCTTTTGCTATTTGTTCTGGATTACCTTCACCTTGTGCTAATATATAGTTAAAGCAactttgtaaatatttgattattttaactGTTAATACAGGATGATTTTTCTTGAGAGAGTAAAGACTGTTTCCAAGAATCTTCTTTAAGTGATTTCTATCAGATATCTTTTCAATGCTATTACTGATGTTTGCCCGTACTCGTCCTATTGTTGTTGAATCCTCATCTCCAACTAATGCAGCTACTGTACAGCCTTTACTCTGTACACCTTTCACCATTTCTATCACCATATCAGCCTCCATTCCCTTTGAACTACCTTCCCAGTTACGGTAGCATGCATGCTTTCTTGGACTTTCATTTCTGGATTCTGCTCTACTGCAAACTCTGCACTCTTTTGATCTTACGGAGTAGTTTATAATTTTCCCCGTCTCTGGACCAATCATGGAACAATGACCTAGTAATCAAAAATAAGTTCTTAAATCAAAACTGTTTATGATATGTATttattatggcaagccgttttactattcaTTCTAAAATCAAGATATCTTATGTAATCTGGTTTTTATAAGATTATCTGAGATATTTTGTTTACTACATATCAAAACAtaagatatttaataaatatttttaatcttataaataatctttatatactgaagtcaaggtcagatggcacctgacagttggacatgttcaccttaaCTTTTTTCTCAATTggacactgaaccatgaaaatatggTCAAGGACAATAGACATGTGACAGAAGGAAATTTCTTAACATAAGGCATCTAAATACAGATTATGAACATACAGGTCTtcaatct
This window contains:
- the LOC139498715 gene encoding uncharacterized protein, producing MTRIRKHGFKSKRYLKVSESQHARWTKTSTYSNDHNYFSIPNISNATREEEVSNEGKQTRSSEDWREGRRIVELDVLATGLRACLKCGLPLQLGHTIDIQTYGLGCLLKVQCFNTICMHVNSVPTGKRHDRVWDVNSKLATALVHSGLGERQANSFLSELNIPAFSYKLVSARLKEVGNVVEEVAKESTNEALEKELAAVEQKKGKLVVAVDAGWQKRGSGRAYDSKSGHCSMIGPETGKIINYSVRSKECRVCSRAESRNESPRKHACYRNWEGSSKGMEADMVIEMVKGVQSKGCTVAALVGDEDSTTIGRVRANISNSIEKISDRNHLKKILGNSLYSLKKNHPVLTVKIIKYLQSCFNYILAQGEGNPEQIAKDLNALSKHPFGDHQCCSSRWCKFLSNPKSVFKSFPQGKPLSGASLQKSLESVFEGYAKNSLKLSTVGSTQANESFNRMVSAKAPKHVHYSSSGNLNYRVAASVAQKNTGHRYLVNVNKKLGLSPGYRTQRLARLRDYQRSKQRALAPTRAFKRKRLEKKAKMHQKLASVEVREGVSYQTGCSLDAAISDDIQSIPAPVITPEYLPLEPKTLNDSSMTYFDVETTGLGRDSHIIQLSAVNSQNTKFNKYIKPARPILPQASEVTGLKFQNGKMYHDDREVQSIGISNALTAFILFLKEIHNTVLVGHNSKIFDVPILINALEKNGLLNNFMSSVKGFIDTLPLFKECIPNQPSYSQPKIYNTLFGELYSAHDSMEDVVALRRLF